A single Roseinatronobacter monicus DNA region contains:
- a CDS encoding GMC family oxidoreductase, whose protein sequence is MPVTEYDYIIVGAGAAGCVLADRLSADTRTRVLVLEAGGSDKRFWVKVPLGYAFAHTDPRISVQCATQSDAGLAGRRNSWPRGRVVGGCSSINAMAYMRGLPVDFDDWANSGAHGWGWQTVRATYDSLEAAGDAPAAGPVRVSDLSRHMHPFSKTFLDAAAEIGWPLLDDLNVGAEGLGRYRSTVWKGRRWSAADAFLRPALKRGGVRLEMHAKVQRIEIEGGAAQSVLYRQHGAIRKATARREIIISAGAVHSPQILQLSGIGPGALLQSQGLAVHNALAEVGRGLQDHLAVTYSFAAHTKTLNATLGTPQGRILSGLRYLATRGGPLSVPVNQVGGYVASGRGVAPDTQIYCNPMVHSYGASGPKVTRASGYILSAQPCRPTSRGEIRITSPSPDDQPGIWPNSLATQDDCESAIRAGRLLQRLAQSETLSRARRAAIGPDLLALDDDALLDDFRARASTVFHPSCTCRMGDDPARSVLDARLRVHGTGRLRVVDASAFPNITSGNTNAPTMMLAARAAALILEDNR, encoded by the coding sequence ATGCCGGTGACGGAATATGACTACATCATTGTTGGGGCCGGGGCGGCGGGCTGTGTTCTTGCAGATCGGTTGAGCGCGGACACGCGCACGCGCGTTCTTGTCCTAGAGGCGGGCGGGTCAGACAAGCGTTTCTGGGTCAAGGTGCCGTTGGGCTATGCTTTCGCCCATACTGATCCGCGAATATCGGTTCAATGCGCGACACAGAGTGACGCGGGGTTGGCGGGCCGGCGCAATTCATGGCCACGCGGTCGGGTCGTGGGGGGGTGCAGTTCCATCAACGCGATGGCCTATATGCGTGGCCTTCCTGTCGATTTTGACGATTGGGCAAACTCGGGCGCACATGGGTGGGGCTGGCAAACAGTTCGCGCCACGTATGACAGCCTAGAAGCGGCAGGCGACGCGCCCGCAGCCGGTCCTGTCCGGGTCAGTGACCTGTCACGACATATGCACCCATTTTCCAAGACCTTTCTGGACGCCGCAGCCGAGATCGGATGGCCCCTGCTCGACGATCTGAATGTGGGGGCTGAAGGGCTTGGCCGCTATCGCAGCACCGTGTGGAAGGGGCGGCGCTGGTCGGCAGCAGATGCGTTTCTGCGCCCCGCTTTGAAACGCGGTGGTGTGCGGCTTGAAATGCACGCAAAAGTGCAGCGGATCGAGATAGAGGGGGGTGCAGCGCAAAGCGTCCTCTATCGCCAGCATGGCGCGATCCGCAAGGCAACGGCACGCCGCGAAATCATCATCTCTGCCGGTGCGGTGCATTCGCCGCAAATCCTTCAGTTGTCCGGCATCGGTCCGGGGGCTTTGCTCCAATCACAAGGGCTTGCCGTCCACAACGCGTTGGCAGAGGTTGGACGCGGTCTGCAAGACCATCTTGCCGTCACCTACAGCTTCGCGGCCCACACCAAAACGCTCAACGCCACTCTTGGCACGCCGCAGGGGCGGATTCTCAGTGGGTTGCGCTATCTTGCGACGCGCGGTGGCCCACTTTCGGTGCCGGTCAATCAAGTGGGCGGGTATGTTGCCTCGGGCCGCGGGGTTGCGCCGGATACACAGATCTACTGTAATCCGATGGTTCATTCCTATGGCGCAAGCGGGCCGAAGGTAACGCGTGCGTCTGGCTATATCTTGTCGGCACAACCCTGTCGCCCCACCAGCCGCGGCGAAATTCGCATCACATCACCCTCGCCGGACGATCAACCGGGGATCTGGCCCAACTCGTTGGCTACCCAAGATGACTGTGAAAGCGCCATTCGTGCGGGGCGGCTGCTTCAACGCCTCGCTCAAAGTGAAACCTTGTCACGGGCAAGGCGCGCGGCCATCGGCCCCGACCTGCTGGCGCTTGATGACGACGCGCTGCTTGATGACTTTCGCGCGCGCGCCTCGACCGTGTTCCACCCAAGTTGCACGTGCCGCATGGGGGATGACCCCGCGCGTTCCGTTCTGGATGCACGGTTGCGGGTGCATGGCACGGGTCGTTTGCGCGTGGTTGACGCATCGGCCTTTCCCAACATCACCTCGGGCAATACAAATGCCCCAACCATGATGCTGGCCGCCCGCGCGGCCGCGCTGATCCTGGAGGATAACCGATGA
- a CDS encoding LysR substrate-binding domain-containing protein, with product MSRLPHVTWLRAFEAAARHSSFSAAAEDLNLTPAAVSQHIRLLEQHLGVNLFTRLPHGVALTDMGQAYALPIRKAFSEMQDATSGLFARRRKRHLHIRTSVTYGALVLAPQISNFSALHPDVELHMTTAVWSDRLDDRRIDIDIRYGTGNWTEPHMWQLSHETGMVICTRDHAAGFGDPPDIASMAADRLVLVMGSEVEWQRLSSHYQLGLGQAQHSAKADSSLMALQMLLGGGCAGIIHESFATPYLDKGLLVSPFSFRLPIREAYFMIIDSDALNRSEVAEFRDWLVGGDLAGRGQDGA from the coding sequence ATGTCAAGATTGCCCCATGTCACCTGGCTGCGTGCATTTGAAGCTGCCGCCCGGCACAGCAGCTTTTCGGCCGCGGCGGAAGATCTGAACCTGACACCGGCTGCTGTGAGTCAACATATCCGCCTTTTGGAACAACACCTTGGTGTCAATCTGTTCACGCGGCTGCCACATGGTGTTGCGTTAACAGATATGGGGCAGGCTTATGCATTGCCCATCCGCAAAGCCTTTAGCGAAATGCAGGATGCGACCTCTGGCCTGTTCGCACGACGCAGAAAGCGGCATCTGCATATCCGAACCTCTGTCACCTATGGGGCGCTGGTGCTGGCACCGCAAATCTCGAATTTTTCTGCGCTGCACCCGGATGTGGAGCTGCATATGACCACCGCAGTCTGGTCCGACCGGCTGGACGACAGGCGCATCGATATCGACATTCGCTATGGCACCGGCAACTGGACAGAGCCGCATATGTGGCAATTGTCACATGAAACCGGCATGGTTATCTGCACCCGCGACCACGCGGCAGGGTTTGGCGACCCCCCGGATATTGCGTCTATGGCAGCCGATCGCCTCGTTTTGGTGATGGGGTCAGAGGTCGAATGGCAAAGGCTTTCGTCACATTACCAACTCGGGCTTGGGCAGGCACAACATAGCGCGAAAGCAGATTCCTCGCTTATGGCGTTGCAGATGCTTTTGGGCGGCGGATGTGCAGGTATCATACACGAAAGTTTTGCCACGCCCTATCTGGATAAGGGTCTGTTGGTCAGCCCCTTCTCGTTTCGGCTGCCAATCCGCGAAGCCTATTTCATGATTATCGACAGCGACGCGCTCAACCGCTCCGAGGTGGCAGAGTTTCGGGACTGGTTGGTGGGCGGCGACCTAGCAGGTCGCGGGCAAGACGGTGCCTGA